GTGAGGGAAAGGGGTGGCGAGAGGCTGCTCAACGTGCTGGCTCTGCTGCAAAATGGGAAAGGGTGCCGCGCTCGACCGCAGTCTTCTGTGTAGTTCTTCAGTGCATGTCCCCCTATGTGTTCGTGTGTAGGGCACgggctcttctctctgctctcgTCGTGTGCTATTCTCAGCAAGAGATACTGCTCTTGTGCAttcacacacaagcacacacacaggcccTTTGCCTCTTcggctctcctcctctgccgtcTTTTCTGTATCATTCTCCGCTCAAGCACAAGCTCGACGCTCCCGTCCCCTCGCcctttctctgtctgtctttCCACCGCACGCTCAGCATGCCGACAGGCGACAGGGTATCTACAGTTACGAGGCAGTGATGTCTAAAAGAAAAGCAGATtagcgaagaaaagagaaggaatgCGTGACTATGGGTGCTTCCGCGCCCCAACACTCTTGATTGAGACGGCGCAGTACCGCTTCCCCACAACGTGGGGGCTGCGACAGCAAATGCCCTGTATTTCATCCTCCGTCAATGTGGGAAGCACGGCCGTGCATGCGACTTTCATGCCTGTGGTTCACCAGTCGCTAGTCGACAGTGGGAGAAGCGCTGAGGGTGGTCTCTGTGGACACCTGGAGAGACCCTCTCTATCCCCGCGCATGTTTGCTCTGCCACGAGGGCGatccttcctccctccctcgagGGGAGGTGAGCAGCAAACGCAACCGCAGCCATGCACATGGCCATTGTGATGCACACCCTTccaccttttctttccttcttcgaTACATTAACCAATCACACCATACACGCTCTcaacgccccccccccccccccccctcccacatACAACGCTCTTGCACCCACGCCCATATTTTCCTTCACTGCGCTGTGAGGTgaccttcttctctcctaTTCTTCCCCGTATGAACTACAGTTTGTTAAGAGACAGCACCGAAGTAAAGCGCTTACTCACCCCCCTCACCCGAAAGACCCACAGCACGGAACGCCAGTGCCTCCCAGACACTCACTGATTGGAAAAAGGGAACGGAAAGTCAGAAGGCAAAGAACGAGGTGAAAGAAAACTCGGCAGCACGACCGCACACGCTCTCGCACACTTCAAAGCCTCGTGCAAGCGTAAGCACAGATCGAATAGGAGGcttgcacgcacgcagacacacacgcccacataAACGCAGAGGGAGTTGCTGTTTTCCTCGTGTTTTTCTCTGTCggctctcgctctcctgtcgccttttttttgtcgTTCTGTGAAGTCGTTTGGAGTCGTGCTGAAGCGTGTTTCTGTGTGAACGATTCCCCCCTGCCCTGTCATATTGCCGCGCGCTCTCCTACggctccgcccccccccccccccctccacacacacgcgcgtcttttctctttcctgtgagatttttcttctcttttctcttccggTGTTTCACGTCGTTTCTCTCACCGTGTCAGTGTGTAggtgcgcctccacctctgtctGCGTGCAGGGTTGGCCACTTACGTCaccccccccgcccctcccacTTCACTCGCTCTCTGTCTCATAATACGCACACGTGTGAACGTCTCCCGCACAACACCCGCCATTCTCTGATTTTAggcgctcctcttttcttctcccctctccctccccctccctttttttaTTTCTTCTTAGCAGACCAGAATAGACTCGcacccccccttttcgcccCTTCCCGCCTCACCTTTTAGATCCTTCACCGCcatctccctttttttcttcttcccctctgactttcgcctcctcctcctcctcctcccccctttttttgttctttcgCGCCCTGTGGTGTCTTCACCGCAtcatcctccagctccatcAAGTCATACGCACCCTGAACCCCAACACGCGCTTAAGCAACTCTCTCTATATATCTACCTTGGCTttgcctccacctctgcgagctcgcacacctctctcctACCCCTCGAAGAAACCTTTTTAGACTTTACCTTTTCTGTTTCGCATCTCTCGCACTGTTGTCTCGTGTCGTTGTCGCTTTGGTCGGCTGCATCACCCTTTACGTCCCTCTAgtttctcctttctctcgctccccttCGCACTTCTTCCGTCTCTTccctgcaggcgcgcacGCGCTTACCGgcttcgctttttttttctttgcttttctgtgtggtgtgcgtatgtgtgtgcgacTGCGTGGAACTTTCCAAGCAGAAGATTCACTCACGTAGACGTAAAAGCTGTACTCGTGATTGGAGTAGCCAACAAAAAATTGGCCAAGATACCCTTCTGAAGCTTGATCAGCGGAGTAACACACCACCCCTATCCCTCGCTTTCCATTCGTGCTCGATACAGTGCTTAACCCCCACACAGCGCGACAGAGACAGTGCGACGGCATCCCTCTCTTCAACCAACGCCTCCACGCCTCGACATCGACTTCTGGTCTcccacgtgtgtgtgtgcgttgtgcgtctttttctctcgccaTTTTCATATTTGTCTGTCACTGCgcgtgagtgcgtgtgtgcgacaTCATGTCCGCTCTTCGTGAGGTGTCCAACCTCGCCAACAACGTTGGCGCCGACATCAAGCAGCGTCAGCAGACCAGCCGAATCGACCCCAACAACAATGGCTTCTCCGGCGCCTCGTTCCTTCACCAGGAAAGCCTTCATCGAGGCTcacagcaggagcagcgcttGACGGCGGCGAGCAGCTTCTCTGCGGCAACGTCGCACAGCATGCATAGCTTCATGGCAcgaaagagcgagagcgagtcCCACACCCACGCTCGACGCACAAACGCAATTGTGCCTCTGCGAGCTGGTCGTACCTTGTCCGGCTCATGCCCAGACATTCGCCATGCACATGAGCCGACGTACTGCACAGACTTGATCGGCGACATCACCGACATGTTTGTGGAGCGAGAGCGGCAAGCGGTGGCGCGCTTCAACGAAGGCAACACGAGCAGCGGGCCAACGAACACAAGCACCCTGTACGCCTACTACGCGTCTCCCGAGTACCTGCAGTACCAACCTGAAATTAACGAGAAAATGCGTATGATTCTCGTCGATTGGCTGATCGATGTGCACCTCAAGTTCAAACTGCACGCGGAGACCATGTATCTGGCCGTCAACCTTATCGATCGCTATCTGTCCTGCGCCAACAACAAGGCAGACCGAACCACATTCGTGccacgcgcgcagctgcagctcgtcggcGTCAGTgcgatgctgctggcgtCCAAGTACGAGGAGATTTGGCCGCCAGAGGTGAAGGAGTGCGTGCACATCAGTGCTAACACGTACACTCGCGAGGAGATTATTCAGATGGAGCGCTCCATGTGCACTGCGCTGTCGTTTCGGCTGACCGTTCCGACGCCCTACCCCTTTGCGTCGCGTGCGTGGACGGTGCTGGAGGGAGACGACTTCCTCGGAGTTGGCACTGACGAGGAGCAGCGTCGCCAGCACTTCGCGATTGTGCGCCACGCCACGAGCTTCTTCATGGAGCATGCACTACTGGACTACAAGTGTCTTCAGTTCACCCCATCGCAGATCGCTCACGCGTCGGTGTTTCTGGCGTTACTGGTGCTGCGCACGAAACTGGAGCTACCCAAGGCGTCTAACTTTCCTGTGTGGACGGATGCCCTGCGGTACTACACAAAAGCTGAGGTGCACGAGTTCCGTGGCTGCGCTGAGGTCATCCTCGAGTACGTGAACTACGTCCCCACGACCAAGTATCAAGCAGTGCGCCGCAAGTATAACAGCGGACGCTACATGGAAATCTCGAAAATGCTGCTGCCTAACGAGCTGCCAACAATGTAAGGAAGCTGGAAGCAGCACCGACTTGCGCGCGTGACGTAGGCTTGGTGATCTTTCTGTATCTCTGTGTAGGTGTGCGTCAGTGTATGCTGCACGCGTGCTCTTCTCCAACCTCCACTGCTCATGGGGGCGCGACGACGAAGTATAGTTTGGTTAGATTATGTTAGATCCCCGCCTTTCCTGTAGCTTTGCTTCGCCCCTTTTACTCAGTTGTGTGATCGTGCGCTCTATCGAACGCCAACGAGACATCCCCTCCCCATCtaacagctgcagcagtgtgtgtgtgtgtgtaggttgTCGTGGATCTATCTTGTACACGTGGTCGTACGTGTGggcttcttcttttccctgcaGCTCCCCGCAgtgcccccttcctcgttcCGTACTTGGTGCGCCTGTCACGGGTCCTTTTCACTGTCGCGGTTGATTCGTTCtattctctccctctttcagTTTTTATGGCTTTGGCGTGTAACGCTGTGCTGCGTGGAGTGCATGGACGCGCCACCGAGGGACAGCCACTTGCACAGGCGCGTCCCTCGCGACGACAACCATACGCAGACTACCCAAGCAGTGCATCATTTTCCTTTCTTCAGCCACATGTAGATGGTGCACGTTGTATATATGTCTTTCTCTCGTAGTACGGCTTTCTGttttgtgtgtctctgttgTTGATGCCCAGATCAGCGCACCACACCCCCGGGGTGAGTACACGTACAGACGTACAAGCCCGCGCGCACtcgtcgttttttttttcctttatTTCTTCGCTTCTCACCACCCTTCGTGTTGAGGTCTATAGATGACCAGAGATGATGTGAGCGTGTACGTCCCCTCCTCACTACTCATGAATGCACAAGCGCGCTTAAAATAACCCTGACCCACACCCATGCGCGCAGTGACACACATACCAGACGTCAGCAATGGTGGCAGATTTCTCCTCTGTATGTTTCTGCTTGAGGCGTGTCTGCCCACGTTCCTGTGTGCATGCCAGacgctgtgcgtgtgcgcgcttgtgtgtctgtgtgtgcttgtgagaaagagagcggcgTATCACGCACTTTTTGTACTCGATGGCTTTTAGCTCAGAAACTGCCCTGTCTTCTTCGTCCCTTCTTCAAAAAATACAACACcaaacacacccacgcagTGAACTCACCAAGCTCGCCCGTCACTACGCCAGGTGCTCCAGAGGCGCGaccgtgcgcgcgtgtgtgtgtgcgcgcgtcgGGAACCGATTACGGGAAGGTGGTGTGTTTGGCGTAGCGTTGTACTCCACGCGTTCGTTGAtgcgctcgctcgcttcTCCAGGTAGCTTGAAGAGCTTGAGGGGACTCTGAAATGGCGTTGGTTTGTCCCCTAATTGTGGAGAGTCAGAGGGCGGGCGACGGCGAAGCGGCGTGTCGGGCATGCAGCCCAACTGTGTgcgcgctttctcttttaCACCGTGTCCGATTCCTTTCCCTTCTGGCGAATGCTGATGTACATCGAGGCTCGTTGACCATGGGCCGCTCCGCTCATCTCCATCCGGGCTCATGTGCGTACcaccgcccccaccccctccgtcacctcctcccttcttctgctTGCCCTCTTTCCATGCGCGCCATTTCTTCTGTGATTCCCACGCACTGCACCTCTCGCCCCCCgctgtgctcttctctcgctgccctccctctttcgttctctttctcctgtGGACGCAGGTAAGAACGGGGGAAAAAGGCGGAGTCAGTCGGCAGCTGAGGCATCCACACAtgttttctcctttctgcTTTTCAGCTTGCAATACTCACCGGTGGCGCGTATCgactcccctctccctccgccacgcacgtacacgcgcgcacactcTCGTTCAGGTAGTAGAACGCATTCTTCAGCTGGGTTAGGCAAACATGGGGTTCCGCATGCTGCAGGACTTTATGCGCGTGCAGCGCTGGGAGCGCTCGATCATGAGGCGCGAGGATCACTCAGAGAGCAGGCTTGTGCGCGGCATTCGCATGATCCCGTGGTCTGGGGTAGCCATGTTCTTCTTCATTATGGTCTTCTTCGGGTTCGACCTTGGCGCCGGCATCAAGCAAACGGCGCGTCGCATCAAGGAGAATAAGAAGGACGCACAGACGACGCTGGAGGTGCAGAAAGTTCAGGCACGTCGGTGGTCTGTGGAACAGGTGAAGAGCTTTAGGGAGGgagagctgccgcagccctCTTGGGAGAAGGGCGGCCCGCGGGCGAAGTGACGTGCAGGGGGCAGTGGTGGCTGGGTCAAAAGGCTGAAGGTGCgctctgtgtgcgtctcGAGTTATCAACACAGCCCCCTTATTCCCCTCGTAACTGGCGTTgcgtttttccttttccctgtgcgctctttcctcttgttcTCAGCCTTGTTGTCCATCACATTTTCACCCTTCCCCTCGTTCCCGCTTgcagcggagggggagggggggggcgtggggCAAGACGGAGacgaagggggaggggaaggaagagggagagtcCGTTGGGTGGCACCCCCCTACCCCACTTTACAATAAGAGTGACAGGCTCACAGGGGCAGTCCTTAGCTACACGCACAGCTTCACTAGTGCGTCCCTGGTTGAGCAATCGCTGGGGAAGACCCATACATACTCAGCAGaaggtgaggggggggggagtaggATCCTTCATTGATGATGTGCTTTTCATTTTATCGCGTTGATGCACCGCTCGTGCGACCGCTGGCTGTCTCTCGCAGCTCATTACCGAGAGAAACTCTTTGTCGTCTCCTTTGTCGATGTTGTCCTGCCTCAAccctgcgcagcgcagagcaGACTTAGtgcttccccctctctccctctccctggTTGTTTCAAGGCAGACACCGCACCACGGCGCCAATCGCAGGTGCGCATCGTGACACAGTCAAGGTGATTTGGGTGTTTTgttctccgtctctctttctcacccttcatgtcgctgctgcccccctccactTGTCCTCTTCTCGTTCTGCTCGCATCATTTTTTACCAACTACGTCATCTACTCCGCCCCACGTCACTCCCTTTTGCGTGTAAGTCTGTTTTCATCCCTCCTTTGGGCTGACAACCCCCTCGGTGCTGCTCAGTTTCGCTAGCACCTCCACAgccactttctctcttcctcctcagaCATGCTCAACAAGGTCATCCAGGACATATACCACCTGCGACGCGTGCACGCCGTGCTACCTGACGCAGTGCTGGGCAACACTCTCAAAAACAAGCTCCTACGCCTTTCTCTGCGGCCCTCGCTCCAGGAACTCAAACATCAAGCCGAGCAGGCGTGCACCGATGTCAATGCAAACAGTCAACTATCCTCCTCAGCCTCGGTAAGCCGATGGGGCCACGACGGCGGCTCGCTGAGCTACTCCCCGTATACTATCAATCCATCCGCCCTGTGCAATCTCTTAGACAGTCTTGCATATTTCCACTtgggcagcagtgccgtcgcGACGGAGGCGGTTCAGCTCGTGCAGCTCAGCGCGCCGTCCATGTCAGCCCCGCAACTGTGCACCACACTAGCTGCGTGTTGCGCACTTGGCGCGCAGACCGACATCACAgccacagcgctgccgcttctgaGCACTGCACTGAACTCGTACACTGGGCCGTCATCCTTGGGGGCTGAtgggggggcggcggcgtcctccGCAGTTGATTCCCACCGGCCCAACAACgcgccgcttctcttctcgcaAGGTAATATGGTGCTACTGCTGATGGAGGCGTTGCAGAGGGCTGGAGTCGAAGAAGTCCACGTGTGGCACCAGCTCGCGGAGCATTGCCTCCGCTACCTGGACTCTTTCGATGGCAGGCAGCTCTGCGGTGTCATCGAGGTGCTTTGTACGGAGGGAATCGACGACTACCCGGACTTCTTTGTAGCTGCAGAGCGGCACATCACGTCGCAGCCGTCTAACTACTTGTCACCAGATCAGTTGCAGAGGGTGGTGCAGTGCTATAAAGATTTGCATCAGCCAGTGGTGTCGCTGCTTGCGTTAATCAATGCGGCCCCACTTCACGGCGAGGATGTTGAGAGGTCTAtcagtgcagcagccgcagtcgTGGCGTTTTCCAGAACTGGCGGTCTTGGCAGCCGCGGCAAGAGTAGCCGAGCTGCGTCGAGTGCTTCAGAGACGGCGcgtgtggcgacgccgcaTCCTTCCTTAGAGGTCTTCGAGGgagccgccatcaccgcGGTGACGTCCGCAGATGCTCAAGGGGTCTTAGACCTTCTCCAAAAGTGCGAGCAACGACACGTCATGACGGCGCGCGCCATGGACGCCATACTCGAACGTCTGCTCGCCTTGTACTACCCCGAGCTgctgagcggcgctgcatgtGGGGCGGCAGCCAAGGGTACCAAGAGTGCATCCGCTGCCGCCccatcaccgccgcgccgtcACACTCCACTCGATCTACACCACCTTTCCCAATCCCTTGTGGCCGTTTTCGAGTTTAATGATGCCGCGCTTTTTGCCCAGCAGCTGCCCACTGCAGGGAGCCCCGGTGACCGGGAGAAGGCTTCTGCGGTAGTCGCCAAACCTGCGCCGGCGACGGCTTTGCTCGATGCCCTGGCCACGGAGCTCACGCGCTGGTACCACAACCGGGTGCTGAAACTGGTGCCGTCCGCGTTGCGGCTACTACCCGCTCCCTCACAGCCTCACGCTTTCTACCGTTCTGTAATCGatcacctccgccgctccAGCGACCTCTCATCGCACGAAGGGCCACTGCAGCTTCGCAGTTTGATTGATGCGCTTCTTGCCTTGCGTGCCTACGGCGGAGAGTCAATACTCGTGCAGTACATGCCAGCCATTGCCGTCGCAGTGCAGAACACACCTCGCAGCACTCAGCTTGAGCTCACCGCTCTGCTGGCTCACCTGCCATGTGCCAAGGAGGAGCTCATACCTGGTGTCTACCGACAATGGGGATCCCAGAAGCGCTGGCTTCGCACCAtcaccgaggaggaggtgagttGGGCACTGCAGATCATGTCGCGCAGTGGCGGCCTTCGGgactcgcagctgctgcacgctgTGTTGGAGTACGTACGTGCGCAGTGCGCACAGCTCCCGCCGCAACGGTTGGTTGAGTACCTGCATCAGCTAGCCCGGCTAGGTGTGCGAGATCTGGAGTTCTTTACTCAGACCGCGGAGCAACTGATGCGGCGGGCGGTCGAGTCGTCCCCGTCCATGGCTCTCGCAgcgcgcggcagcgccgcacagTCGGTGAACGCCTCGTTGCCCACTTCTCAGATGATGGTGCGACATCAGCAGTGGCAAGTAACAACGGTGCACGACCTCTGTCTCCTGCTCTTCACCTTCACGTTTGTGCTGCGCGACTCGATCCGTGTCACACAGCAGATTATCTCACGCCTCAAGATGTGCGtctcctccgccgcgccgcgcgaCATCTCACTTGCGCTTTATAGCTTTGTAAAGCTACGTGTCGCGCATAGCGACGAGGTGACTGGGCAGCTGTGTGAGCGGGCCTGTGCCACGCTCGCCGAGTTCAGCGCCGCTGAGCTGGCGAGCATGTGGAgttcgctgcgctgccttcGTCATCCGCACGGCAAACTGCGCCAGCGAACGCTAGACCTGCTGGCCGCCAGCAGTGCTGATGCTAGCCCAAGCTGGCGCTTTGCAGACAACGACTGCGTCTCCCTGGGCTCTGCTCTACTTCTGACCGAAGCCCCGCCGTCCACCACCGATCAGCCGCTTGTGCCA
The nucleotide sequence above comes from Leishmania braziliensis MHOM/BR/75/M2904 complete genome, chromosome 32. Encoded proteins:
- a CDS encoding putative cyclin 6, giving the protein MFVERERQAVARFNEGNTSSGPTNTSTLYAYYASPEYLQYQPEINEKMRMILVDWLIDVHLKFKLHAETMYLAVNLIDRYLSCANNKADRTTFVPRAQLQLVGVSAMLLASKYEEIWPPEVKECVHISANTYTREEIIQMERSMCTALSFRLTVPTPYPFASRAWTVLEGDDFLGVGTDEEQRRQHFAIVRHATSFFMEHALLDYKCLQFTPSQIAHASVFLALLVLRTKLELPKASNFPVWTDALRYYTKAEVHEFRGCAEVILEYVNYVPTTKYQAVRRKYNSGRYMEISKMLLPNELPTM